Proteins encoded by one window of Yersinia massiliensis:
- a CDS encoding deaminase domain-containing protein, whose product MTDARAGLSSSPKRSGNVAVAEVDIPGMPKQMAAHSSVDEAGKGLVGKGSQNFEFQTLVNSAGVKIKRNTDSEYKILDNLADQLGNNTSVKGTVTIFTERPACGSCLGVVEQFQQKYPSIKINVLDNNGILLRPGAK is encoded by the coding sequence GTGACCGATGCTCGGGCTGGATTATCTTCCTCACCGAAGCGTTCAGGTAACGTTGCTGTTGCTGAAGTTGATATACCGGGTATGCCAAAGCAGATGGCTGCGCATAGTAGTGTTGACGAGGCTGGTAAAGGGTTGGTGGGTAAAGGGAGCCAAAATTTTGAGTTCCAAACTTTGGTTAACAGTGCTGGAGTAAAGATAAAAAGGAATACGGACTCCGAATATAAAATCCTTGATAACTTAGCCGATCAGTTAGGCAATAACACTTCTGTCAAAGGAACAGTAACCATCTTCACTGAACGTCCAGCATGTGGAAGTTGCTTAGGTGTCGTTGAGCAGTTCCAACAAAAATACCCGAGTATCAAAATTAATGTATTGGATAATAATGGGATTTTGCTAAGACCCGGAGCTAAATAA
- a CDS encoding VENN motif pre-toxin domain-containing protein: MAGGSTADTVAGAQAGKNAVENNALLLLMAPPPSVAGQVPQSGANTVIAQKLDDAVKEFGREAVKQCLSGGDCPLPVQVALLAIQAMMGQGENGPNPNIGKDLTDEQKKELGGSGAGTPGGWGPQDEESARNKEQQSITVEDLTSTSSKGNETTGRSKLFERTGGSSIANKEFDALSPTDIKNILGGRVGKLPDRRTVIVRECSTNG, encoded by the coding sequence TTGGCGGGTGGTAGCACCGCAGATACCGTAGCCGGCGCGCAGGCCGGGAAAAATGCGGTTGAGAATAATGCGCTACTCTTACTCATGGCCCCACCACCATCGGTAGCGGGACAAGTACCACAGAGTGGCGCTAATACAGTTATCGCGCAGAAGCTGGATGATGCAGTGAAAGAGTTCGGCAGGGAGGCGGTGAAACAATGCCTCTCTGGTGGCGATTGCCCATTGCCTGTGCAAGTTGCGCTATTGGCTATCCAAGCCATGATGGGACAAGGCGAGAATGGCCCTAATCCTAATATCGGCAAGGATCTGACGGATGAGCAGAAGAAAGAGCTGGGTGGTTCGGGGGCTGGAACGCCGGGAGGCTGGGGGCCACAGGATGAGGAAAGTGCGAGGAATAAGGAACAGCAGAGTATTACTGTTGAAGACTTAACTTCTACATCGTCAAAAGGGAACGAAACTACAGGACGTTCGAAACTCTTTGAAAGGACAGGTGGTAGCAGTATTGCTAATAAAGAGTTCGATGCCTTATCCCCTACAGATATTAAAAACATTCTGGGTGGGAGGGTTGGTAAACTGCCTGATAGGCGAACGGTTATTGTTCGTGAGTGCAGCACTAATGGTTGA
- a CDS encoding hemagglutinin repeat-containing protein, with protein sequence MNKNLYRIVFNKARGLLMVVADIAASGRATSSPSSGVGHAQRRCISALSSLNFSLLLALGCVSLSAQADIVADAGAPAGQQPTIISSANGTPQVNIQTPSSGGVSRNVYSQFDVDNRGVILNNGHGVNQTQLGGFVDANPWLARGEANIILNEVNSRDPSKLNGYIEVAGRKAQVVIANPAGITCEGCGFINANRATLTTGQVQLNNGQLTGYDVERGEIIVQGAGMDSSRQDHTDLIARSVKVNASLWANDLNVTTGRNQVDAAHQSINAKAADGSPRPTVAVDVANLGGMYAGKIRLIGTESGVGVRNAGEIGASAGDITITADGMLVNSGQISSAQQLTVKTTGEIENAGVLYAQGNTQLTTAGKLSNTGTLAAAGDTSLRASEVNSSRNSVLGAGVKSDSSRITSGTLRVEASGKLLAQGKNISGTAQHFTGQSLDLSGSQTQSSDLALTAQGGDIDLTGADLSANQLSASTASMLRTDSARLIAEQMTLDAHSLSNVGGVIAQTGATDFNLNLAGALDNRGGKILSSRQLSLQAETLTSNDNSLLGAGVQSDGKLAQHGDLQVATRQALMAQGQNVAAGDMTLSGSSVDLTGSQTQASNITINAREGDISTQDATLITPGTLAVTATADPEQTLNSRGGKLQAENIQLNLGKWVNSNGEVAAATDLQVNLQSDFTHQTGARITAGRDLRFSTSGALINQHKLEAGRDMQLAALSVNNTNADNSSALLAGQNLSLNTDSLLNNGAIYAAGVGQLTVKGSANNSGLIAAQGDLQLHANDLLSSSTSLIGAGLKADGSRANSGNLTLNTDQALIAQGQNIAVGDLVLSGRGIDVSGSKTQANSITLAAGAGDLNLTGAVVKAATQLTASTTSLLSTDKGNVIAEQITLTAQALSNFGGVIAQTGITDFNLNLASYLDNRSGAIFAKGNVDVQAQQLKSDSGSLLGAGVQSDGRLTDTGDLVVMTRQDLTAQGQSLAAGAMTLTGSRVDLTDSHTQAQGINITANSGDISTQRANIVSLGSLTLNAGANATQTLNNQGGALAANNIALNLGWFDSSAGKMTANQDLTIGLQGDFSNLAGSTLQAGRDLTFKTTGAFTNDGQILAGRKLSTDSNSLLNTGKINAAQAELTTAGALINRGEIFSSGQLDTDSSTLLNSGTLISAAATLKARDRITNTGPNALIGATDVNGTLALLAPVIENSDTVTSTDTAPTTTLLGMGKIILAGGQDNSGNFQTAAQVLNISGLIESGKDLLVYANTLTNRRHILTANTEFVTGETVSGTAYWTAENPNIPGGRYAEPPHGGSMNSDYIGTNYTSTSAYNSIDKISPEAQLLAGGNLTPHVNTLENFWSKVSAQGDIDLSGVTLQQDGWAGQQRLIERTTSTGEWRYRTYKGNLWGTGWGPEVKEHATNQYASSLTAKTISGSGTTISNGANPGTVAPPTERDSSGKNITLEFNGISLALPSGGLYQLSAGNNTPTAGDKLSLDSINHSPSLDPNVDRASLTPPDRTVSTGYLIETNPAFANLNNWKGSDYFLQQVNSDPALIHKRLGDNAYEQRLVRDQVLALTGQAVTHDYSSAQAQFEQLFAAGLEYSKAFNIALGTHLSAEQMAALTTNMVLMETREVAGETVLVPVVYLAGIKAGELQANGALIAAENITLTDVQGFNNSGAMIATHNLNLSMAQDITLTSNGGLLQAGNNMLLSTLNSDIDLTGTRLNATNLQLDSGRDLILRTGTEQLSSNNGSVWRDQTLLGPLASLNISNNAVINTERDFIMQGAGLTVGKDLQINTGGDWLLNTVQTRDQISSNFGHGTATSEHIRHLGSEVNVGGALTASVDNLTAVGANIQAGTMDVQAQNINLSAATDSLQVTGESSSKRHKGAIDLYDETLIGSQLNAKGDINLKTAQDINLSASGIQTDGALKLAAGGDVTLTTQAEQHDEQRIHEGKKRGLASTTTTRTEDSIHQTWAVGSLLSAGSIDASAKNIAVTGSQVVADNDIHLRAQDNINVSTAQQSQSESHLFEQKKSGLMSTGGIGVTLGSNSTKMTDTGQSISNVGSTVGSVQGNVNMTADKDLTVKGSDVLAGKDISLTGQNVAIVAAENQSTQTHIVEQKSSGLTLALSGAVGSALNTAVTAAKDASEESNGRLAALKGVKAALGGVQAVQAGQLVQAQGGDSASMFGVSISLGAQKSSSQQQQEQTSVTGSTLTAGNNLTINATGDGNPANSGDIVVQGSQLKAGGDTTLDAARDVLLLGAASTQKTDGSNRSSGGSVGVSVGIGGSGSGLSIFANANKGQGKEHGDGTFWTEAQIDTGGTLSLSSGRDTALIGAQANGETVKMDVGRDLLLQSQQDSDNYDSKQTSVSGGISVAVIGTGGSANLSMSRDKLHSNYDSVQEQSGIFAGKGGFDITVGEHTQLDGAVIASTADKSKNSLDTGTLGFSNIENKADFKAEHQGGSLSTGGPVGSDLLSNLGSVVLSGLGNSGHAEGTTQAAVSDGTITIRDTDKQQQNVDDLSRDTDNANGSIGPIFDKEKEQNRLKEAQLIGEIGGQAMDIARTQGDIIGLETALKANPALKGDAEALRETKEYKAEMKKYGTGSALQQGLQAATAAIQGLAGGDMAKALAGASAPYLAEVIHNMTLDPTRKGGVNTEANLMAHAVLGAVVAQVNGNSALAGASGAVMGEYIAQQMYPGVAREDLNEEQRQTLSALGTLAAGLAGGLAGGSTADTVAGAQAGKNAVENNSLSDIAENQASGMSQAERYQKAQNALVKATEEFKENNCAGLSAEACGAKMDARRDELLAGAAEFGSDFIPVYGDIKSFAEADSTLGYLAAVVGILPGLGDVVGKAIKGAEKALKAGDLETASKLINKASDEIAAVSGSKGNWSKELNNPQPNKTYQLDGNKTFKTDSLGRTESVESSLSWSKNDRNTYQQCKTGKCGVDGDEGGHLIASIFNGPGEKLNLVPMDGNLNKSVWKQMENKWADALKDGRQVNVKIEPVYKGNSKRPDSFNVTYSIDGGRPVIRDISNSPGGVK encoded by the coding sequence ATGAATAAAAACCTGTACCGAATCGTCTTCAACAAGGCGCGAGGCCTGTTGATGGTGGTCGCGGATATCGCGGCTTCCGGTCGGGCCACCTCATCGCCATCCTCCGGTGTGGGTCATGCGCAACGCCGCTGCATCAGTGCCTTATCGTCGTTGAATTTTAGTCTGCTACTGGCGTTAGGCTGCGTCTCACTCTCGGCTCAGGCGGATATTGTGGCCGATGCCGGTGCGCCCGCCGGTCAGCAGCCGACTATTATCAGCAGTGCCAACGGCACGCCGCAGGTCAATATTCAAACGCCCAGCAGTGGCGGGGTTTCTCGCAACGTCTACAGCCAGTTTGATGTCGATAATCGCGGCGTGATCCTCAATAACGGCCACGGGGTCAATCAGACTCAGCTCGGCGGTTTTGTTGACGCTAACCCGTGGCTAGCACGGGGTGAGGCCAATATTATCCTCAATGAGGTGAACAGCCGCGACCCCAGCAAGCTTAATGGCTATATCGAAGTGGCGGGCCGCAAGGCGCAGGTGGTGATCGCCAACCCCGCTGGCATCACCTGTGAAGGCTGCGGCTTTATCAACGCGAACCGCGCCACGCTGACCACCGGTCAGGTGCAACTGAATAACGGCCAACTGACCGGTTACGATGTTGAGCGCGGCGAGATTATCGTCCAAGGCGCCGGCATGGACAGCAGCCGTCAGGACCATACCGACCTGATCGCCCGCTCCGTCAAAGTGAATGCCAGCCTGTGGGCCAATGACCTGAATGTCACCACCGGCCGCAATCAGGTGGATGCTGCGCACCAGAGCATTAACGCCAAAGCCGCCGATGGCAGCCCGCGCCCCACCGTGGCCGTGGATGTCGCCAATTTAGGTGGCATGTATGCCGGTAAAATTCGCCTGATCGGCACGGAAAGCGGTGTTGGGGTACGCAATGCCGGTGAGATAGGTGCCTCTGCGGGTGATATCACCATCACGGCAGATGGCATGCTGGTCAACAGCGGCCAGATAAGCAGCGCCCAACAACTGACGGTGAAGACCACTGGCGAGATAGAAAACGCGGGCGTGCTGTATGCGCAGGGCAATACCCAACTCACTACGGCAGGCAAACTCAGTAACACCGGCACCCTTGCCGCCGCCGGTGACACTTCGCTGCGCGCCTCTGAAGTCAACAGCAGCCGCAACTCGGTCTTAGGGGCGGGCGTTAAGTCCGACAGCAGCCGCATTACCAGCGGCACACTGCGTGTTGAGGCCAGCGGAAAGTTACTCGCGCAAGGGAAGAATATCAGCGGGACGGCGCAGCACTTCACAGGGCAAAGTCTCGATCTCAGCGGCAGCCAAACGCAAAGCAGTGATTTGGCGCTGACCGCCCAAGGTGGGGATATCGATCTCACGGGAGCAGACTTGTCGGCCAACCAACTGTCCGCCTCGACCGCCTCGATGTTACGTACTGACAGCGCCCGTTTGATTGCCGAGCAAATGACGCTCGACGCTCATTCACTCTCCAATGTGGGCGGCGTGATAGCGCAAACGGGAGCAACAGATTTTAACCTGAATCTGGCCGGTGCGCTGGATAACCGTGGTGGCAAGATTCTCTCGAGTCGCCAACTCTCGCTTCAAGCCGAAACCTTGACCAGCAACGATAACAGCCTGCTAGGGGCGGGCGTACAAAGCGATGGCAAATTGGCTCAGCACGGCGATTTACAGGTGGCAACTCGCCAAGCATTGATGGCCCAAGGGCAGAATGTCGCTGCAGGGGATATGACGCTATCCGGCTCGAGTGTTGACCTGACCGGTAGCCAGACTCAAGCCAGTAATATCACGATTAATGCCCGCGAAGGGGATATCTCAACTCAAGACGCGACCCTGATAACCCCCGGTACACTCGCGGTCACTGCGACAGCCGATCCGGAACAAACGCTGAATAGCCGTGGCGGCAAATTGCAGGCGGAGAATATCCAACTCAACCTTGGAAAATGGGTTAACAGCAACGGAGAGGTTGCCGCGGCAACGGATTTACAGGTCAATCTGCAAAGTGATTTCACTCACCAGACCGGCGCGCGTATCACGGCAGGGCGTGACTTGCGCTTTAGCACCAGTGGCGCATTGATTAATCAGCATAAACTGGAAGCTGGGCGGGATATGCAGTTGGCGGCGCTCAGTGTCAATAATACCAATGCCGATAACAGCAGTGCTCTACTGGCGGGGCAGAACTTGTCATTGAACACGGATAGCTTGCTGAACAATGGCGCTATCTATGCCGCTGGCGTCGGGCAATTAACCGTGAAGGGGAGTGCCAATAACAGCGGGTTAATTGCCGCGCAAGGGGATCTCCAACTGCACGCAAATGACTTGCTCAGTAGCAGTACCTCTTTGATCGGGGCCGGATTAAAAGCGGACGGCAGTCGTGCCAACAGCGGTAATTTAACGCTCAATACTGATCAAGCCTTGATCGCTCAAGGGCAAAATATTGCGGTGGGTGACTTGGTACTCTCTGGTCGCGGGATTGATGTCTCGGGCAGCAAGACTCAGGCCAATAGTATCACCCTAGCTGCGGGGGCGGGGGATCTGAACTTAACGGGCGCGGTGGTTAAAGCAGCAACGCAGTTAACTGCCAGTACCACGTCCCTTCTGAGTACCGATAAAGGCAACGTGATCGCCGAGCAAATCACCCTCACCGCGCAAGCACTCTCTAATTTTGGTGGGGTTATCGCCCAAACGGGGATAACGGATTTCAACCTGAATCTGGCGAGTTATCTTGATAACCGCAGTGGCGCTATCTTCGCCAAAGGCAATGTTGACGTTCAAGCACAGCAGCTCAAGAGCGACAGCGGTAGCCTATTGGGTGCTGGCGTGCAGAGCGATGGTCGCCTGACGGATACCGGCGATCTGGTGGTGATGACTCGTCAGGATTTAACCGCGCAAGGGCAATCTCTGGCAGCAGGGGCGATGACATTAACGGGAAGTCGGGTTGATCTGACGGATAGCCATACGCAAGCCCAAGGGATCAATATCACCGCTAACAGTGGCGATATCAGCACTCAGCGCGCCAATATTGTCTCTTTAGGTTCTCTCACCCTCAATGCCGGTGCCAATGCCACGCAAACCCTTAATAACCAAGGCGGCGCACTGGCGGCGAATAACATTGCTTTAAATCTGGGATGGTTTGATAGCAGCGCAGGCAAAATGACGGCCAATCAGGATCTGACGATCGGCTTACAGGGGGATTTTAGCAATCTGGCCGGATCGACGCTTCAGGCAGGGCGTGATTTAACCTTTAAAACCACTGGTGCCTTCACCAATGATGGGCAAATATTGGCGGGTCGAAAACTGAGTACCGACTCAAATAGCTTACTGAACACCGGCAAGATAAATGCGGCGCAGGCAGAACTCACCACGGCAGGCGCTCTGATTAACCGAGGGGAAATATTCAGCAGTGGTCAGCTTGATACAGATTCCAGCACGCTACTCAACAGCGGCACCCTCATTAGCGCAGCCGCCACGCTCAAAGCACGCGATCGCATCACTAACACCGGCCCCAATGCCCTTATCGGTGCTACCGATGTCAACGGCACTTTAGCGCTATTGGCACCAGTGATTGAAAATAGCGATACCGTCACCAGCACTGATACCGCACCGACCACCACCCTTTTAGGCATGGGCAAAATTATTCTGGCTGGTGGGCAAGATAATAGCGGTAATTTCCAAACGGCAGCTCAGGTGCTCAATATCTCCGGCTTAATCGAATCAGGTAAAGATCTACTGGTTTATGCCAATACCCTGACCAATCGCCGCCATATTTTAACCGCCAACACTGAATTTGTGACCGGCGAAACAGTGAGTGGGACCGCCTACTGGACGGCAGAAAACCCGAATATTCCAGGCGGGCGCTACGCTGAACCCCCTCATGGCGGGTCAATGAACAGTGACTACATTGGCACTAATTATACGTCGACCTCTGCTTATAACAGCATCGATAAAATCAGCCCCGAGGCACAGCTGTTAGCGGGGGGAAACCTCACTCCGCACGTTAACACGCTGGAGAACTTCTGGAGTAAAGTCAGTGCACAGGGCGACATTGACCTTTCGGGGGTCACCCTGCAACAAGATGGTTGGGCAGGGCAGCAGCGGCTGATCGAACGGACCACCTCTACCGGTGAATGGCGTTATCGTACCTACAAAGGCAATTTGTGGGGCACCGGTTGGGGGCCAGAAGTCAAGGAACACGCCACCAACCAATACGCCTCGAGTCTCACGGCAAAAACGATCAGTGGCAGCGGCACAACGATCAGCAATGGCGCAAACCCCGGCACTGTCGCCCCACCGACTGAGCGCGACAGTAGTGGCAAAAATATCACGCTCGAGTTTAACGGCATCTCTCTAGCGCTACCTAGTGGCGGGCTGTATCAGCTCAGTGCGGGCAACAACACGCCAACCGCAGGGGACAAGCTATCGCTCGACAGTATCAATCACTCACCGTCCCTCGATCCTAATGTGGATCGCGCGAGCCTAACCCCACCGGATCGAACCGTCAGTACCGGCTATTTGATCGAAACGAACCCTGCGTTTGCCAATTTGAATAACTGGAAAGGGTCGGACTATTTTCTCCAGCAAGTGAATAGCGATCCTGCGTTAATCCACAAACGTTTAGGGGATAACGCTTATGAACAGCGGCTGGTGCGCGACCAAGTGCTGGCATTAACCGGCCAAGCGGTCACCCATGATTACAGCAGCGCACAGGCGCAATTCGAGCAGTTATTTGCGGCGGGCCTTGAGTACAGTAAAGCGTTCAATATTGCCCTTGGTACTCACCTCAGTGCTGAACAAATGGCGGCATTAACCACCAATATGGTGCTGATGGAAACCCGTGAAGTCGCGGGGGAAACGGTATTGGTGCCGGTGGTTTATCTGGCCGGCATCAAAGCAGGCGAGTTGCAGGCCAACGGGGCATTGATTGCCGCAGAGAATATCACCTTAACCGATGTGCAGGGGTTCAATAACTCAGGGGCGATGATCGCCACCCATAATCTGAACCTCAGCATGGCGCAAGACATTACACTGACGAGCAATGGCGGCCTGCTTCAGGCGGGCAATAATATGCTGCTCAGTACGTTGAACAGCGATATCGACCTGACCGGCACGCGGCTTAATGCGACCAACCTGCAACTCGATAGCGGACGTGATCTGATCCTGCGAACTGGTACAGAGCAACTGAGTAGCAATAATGGATCTGTGTGGCGGGATCAAACCCTTCTCGGGCCACTGGCTAGCCTCAACATCAGCAATAATGCAGTGATCAACACCGAACGTGACTTTATCATGCAAGGTGCGGGCCTGACCGTGGGCAAGGATCTTCAGATCAATACTGGCGGCGACTGGCTGCTCAATACGGTCCAAACCCGTGATCAGATCAGTTCGAATTTCGGTCACGGCACTGCGACCAGCGAGCATATTCGCCATCTGGGGAGTGAGGTCAATGTCGGTGGTGCGCTAACGGCTAGCGTCGACAATCTCACCGCCGTGGGGGCCAATATTCAGGCTGGCACGATGGATGTACAGGCGCAAAATATCAACCTGAGTGCCGCCACGGACAGCTTGCAAGTGACCGGTGAATCCTCGAGCAAGCGCCATAAAGGTGCCATTGATCTTTATGATGAAACGCTGATCGGCAGCCAGTTAAATGCCAAAGGGGATATCAATCTTAAAACGGCGCAAGACATCAACCTCAGCGCCAGTGGCATACAAACCGATGGCGCGCTAAAACTGGCCGCAGGCGGCGATGTCACTCTCACCACGCAGGCAGAGCAGCATGATGAGCAGCGCATTCATGAGGGTAAAAAACGCGGGCTGGCCTCCACTACCACGACCCGCACCGAAGACAGTATTCACCAAACCTGGGCGGTAGGCTCCCTGCTGTCAGCGGGATCTATCGATGCCAGCGCTAAAAACATCGCGGTCACCGGTAGCCAAGTGGTGGCCGATAACGATATCCATCTGCGGGCGCAAGACAATATCAACGTGAGCACTGCGCAGCAGAGCCAGAGCGAATCTCACCTGTTTGAGCAGAAAAAATCCGGCCTGATGAGCACGGGCGGCATTGGTGTCACATTGGGCAGTAACAGCACCAAAATGACCGATACCGGCCAGTCGATTTCCAACGTGGGCAGCACTGTCGGCAGCGTACAGGGCAACGTCAACATGACTGCCGATAAAGACCTAACGGTAAAAGGTTCTGACGTGTTAGCCGGTAAAGACATCAGCCTGACCGGTCAAAACGTGGCGATTGTGGCGGCAGAGAATCAAAGCACTCAAACCCATATCGTGGAGCAAAAAAGTAGCGGCCTGACGCTGGCCCTGTCTGGCGCAGTCGGCAGCGCACTAAATACCGCAGTGACCGCCGCCAAAGATGCCAGTGAAGAAAGCAATGGCCGACTGGCCGCGCTGAAAGGCGTCAAAGCCGCGCTCGGTGGCGTGCAAGCGGTGCAGGCCGGCCAACTGGTGCAGGCTCAGGGGGGCGATAGCGCCAGCATGTTCGGCGTCAGCATCTCATTAGGCGCACAAAAATCGTCCTCGCAACAGCAGCAGGAACAGACCAGCGTGACGGGTTCGACCCTGACGGCGGGCAATAATCTGACCATCAACGCCACCGGTGATGGTAACCCCGCGAACAGTGGCGATATCGTGGTGCAGGGTAGCCAGCTCAAAGCCGGCGGCGATACGACGTTGGATGCGGCCCGTGATGTGCTGTTACTCGGCGCGGCCAGTACGCAAAAAACCGACGGCAGTAACCGCAGCAGCGGCGGCAGTGTGGGTGTCAGTGTGGGTATCGGTGGCTCTGGTAGTGGCCTGAGTATTTTTGCCAACGCGAACAAAGGGCAAGGCAAAGAGCACGGTGACGGCACCTTCTGGACGGAAGCACAGATTGACACAGGCGGCACACTGTCGCTCAGCAGCGGGCGAGATACTGCACTGATAGGCGCGCAAGCTAACGGCGAAACCGTCAAAATGGATGTCGGCCGTGACCTGTTGCTGCAAAGCCAGCAGGACAGCGATAACTACGATTCGAAGCAGACCAGCGTCAGCGGCGGTATCAGTGTCGCGGTCATTGGTACCGGTGGCTCTGCCAATCTGAGCATGAGTCGCGACAAGCTGCACAGCAATTATGACTCAGTGCAGGAACAGAGCGGTATCTTCGCAGGCAAAGGCGGTTTTGATATCACCGTCGGCGAACACACCCAGCTTGATGGTGCTGTGATTGCCAGTACTGCAGACAAGAGTAAAAACAGTCTGGATACCGGCACACTGGGCTTCAGTAACATCGAGAACAAAGCCGATTTCAAGGCCGAGCATCAGGGCGGCAGCCTGAGCACCGGTGGTCCGGTGGGGTCTGACCTGCTGAGTAATCTGGGTAGCGTGGTGTTGTCGGGTCTGGGCAATAGCGGTCATGCCGAAGGCACTACGCAGGCAGCGGTTAGCGATGGCACGATTACCATCCGTGACACTGATAAACAGCAGCAGAATGTCGATGACCTGAGCCGCGATACCGACAACGCCAACGGCAGTATCGGCCCTATCTTTGATAAAGAGAAAGAACAAAACCGCCTGAAAGAAGCGCAACTCATCGGCGAGATTGGCGGTCAGGCCATGGACATTGCGCGAACGCAGGGAGATATCATTGGTTTGGAGACCGCGCTGAAGGCCAATCCGGCGTTGAAAGGCGATGCGGAAGCCCTGCGTGAGACAAAAGAATACAAAGCCGAAATGAAGAAATACGGCACTGGCAGTGCGTTGCAACAAGGTCTTCAGGCTGCAACGGCGGCGATACAGGGCTTGGCTGGTGGCGATATGGCGAAAGCGCTGGCAGGTGCTTCTGCCCCGTATCTGGCTGAAGTGATCCACAATATGACCCTTGACCCGACCCGAAAAGGGGGCGTCAACACGGAAGCCAACCTGATGGCTCATGCGGTTCTCGGTGCGGTGGTTGCTCAGGTCAATGGCAACAGCGCACTAGCAGGGGCTTCCGGCGCGGTGATGGGGGAATATATCGCCCAGCAAATGTACCCAGGGGTCGCGCGTGAAGATCTGAACGAAGAGCAACGACAGACCCTCAGTGCATTAGGTACACTGGCGGCCGGATTAGCCGGTGGCTTGGCGGGTGGTAGCACCGCAGATACCGTAGCCGGTGCACAGGCCGGGAAAAATGCGGTTGAGAATAACTCTCTGAGTGATATTGCTGAGAATCAGGCGTCAGGAATGTCACAAGCGGAGCGGTATCAGAAAGCGCAGAATGCACTGGTGAAAGCCACGGAGGAGTTTAAAGAGAATAACTGTGCCGGGCTCAGCGCTGAAGCCTGCGGTGCAAAAATGGATGCGCGTCGCGATGAACTGTTGGCAGGAGCCGCAGAGTTTGGCAGCGACTTCATTCCTGTCTACGGTGATATCAAGAGTTTTGCTGAGGCTGACAGTACGCTGGGCTATCTGGCTGCGGTGGTTGGAATATTACCGGGGCTAGGTGATGTAGTCGGTAAAGCTATTAAAGGCGCAGAAAAAGCTCTCAAGGCGGGAGATCTTGAAACTGCGTCTAAGCTGATTAATAAGGCCAGTGATGAAATTGCTGCTGTCTCAGGAAGTAAAGGAAATTGGAGCAAAGAACTAAACAATCCTCAGCCGAATAAGACCTATCAACTGGATGGTAATAAAACATTTAAGACTGACTCTTTGGGAAGGACGGAAAGCGTCGAGAGTTCATTATCCTGGTCTAAAAATGATCGTAATACTTATCAGCAATGTAAAACTGGAAAATGTGGTGTTGACGGCGATGAAGGTGGACATTTGATTGCCAGCATTTTCAATGGCCCAGGTGAAAAACTTAATCTTGTTCCTATGGATGGGAACTTGAATAAAAGCGTATGGAAGCAAATGGAAAATAAATGGGCTGATGCTTTAAAAGATGGTCGCCAAGTCAATGTGAAAATAGAGCCTGTTTATAAAGGAAATAGTAAGCGCCCAGATAGTTTTAACGTAACATACTCTATTGATGGTGGTCGTCCAGTTATTAGAGATATTAGTAATAGCCCAGGAGGCGTAAAATGA
- a CDS encoding toxin C-terminal domain-containing protein → MAPPPPVAGQVPLSGANTVIAQKLDDAVKEFGREAVKQCLSGGDCPLPVQVALLAIQAMMGEGENGPSDTGGDQIAGSGLTNTGGDQTAGNSLNHTGGDNTTGQGDTDTGNRDGKPDTGGNSTVTLIPEGPNKDDLAYLALKGKEAQEAAKNLGYDRRVPPQKAPFNSHGQPVFYNGKDYITPDVDSHNVTNGWKLFNRKGDRVGTYDSDLKKIKD, encoded by the coding sequence ATGGCCCCACCACCACCGGTAGCGGGACAAGTACCACTGAGTGGCGCTAATACAGTTATCGCGCAGAAGCTGGATGATGCAGTGAAAGAGTTCGGCAGGGAGGCGGTGAAACAATGCCTCTCTGGTGGCGATTGTCCATTGCCTGTGCAAGTTGCGCTATTGGCTATCCAAGCCATGATGGGAGAAGGCGAGAATGGCCCTTCTGATACGGGTGGTGATCAGATAGCAGGATCGGGTCTAACTAATACGGGGGGAGACCAGACTGCGGGTAACTCGCTAAATCATACCGGTGGCGATAACACTACAGGTCAGGGTGATACCGACACGGGTAATCGGGATGGCAAGCCAGATACGGGAGGGAATAGTACAGTAACGCTAATTCCTGAAGGGCCGAATAAAGATGATTTGGCTTATCTGGCACTGAAAGGAAAAGAGGCTCAAGAAGCTGCTAAAAATTTAGGATATGACCGAAGAGTACCACCACAAAAAGCACCATTTAACTCTCATGGTCAGCCTGTATTTTATAATGGGAAAGATTATATTACTCCAGACGTTGATAGCCATAACGTTACCAATGGCTGGAAGCTGTTTAACCGTAAAGGTGATCGAGTCGGAACTTATGATAGTGATCTGAAAAAAATTAAGGACTAA